A window of the Deltaproteobacteria bacterium genome harbors these coding sequences:
- the rfaD gene encoding ADP-glyceromanno-heptose 6-epimerase, which produces MKKIIVTGGAGFIGSNLTLKLQEKYNAASITVVDTLESGDFKNLIGFKGDLLCQDISDPLMTPKLTERNPDVIFHLASISDTRVIDQTRMLQKNVEGFRHVIEVARQTGCRVVYASSAAVYGVTQGRLSEEKQRQPANVYGFSKLLLENLAALAVNESPSLRIVGLRYFNVYGPGETHKKDYASMIYQLSQQMLANRRPRIYRDGEQKRDFIHVKDVVEMTLRAAETSSIPSNAVYNVGTGNPTSFNRIIAILNDVLKTDFSPEYFENPYSFFQPHTEADMSRAKRELNFTASYQIEDGIRDYCAHHLLIRS; this is translated from the coding sequence ATGAAGAAAATCATTGTAACAGGCGGGGCAGGATTCATTGGATCCAACCTAACTCTAAAACTCCAAGAGAAATATAATGCCGCTTCCATCACGGTGGTCGACACCCTTGAGTCAGGCGATTTCAAAAACCTGATCGGCTTCAAGGGAGACCTCCTCTGTCAGGATATTTCTGATCCCCTTATGACCCCAAAACTGACCGAACGAAATCCTGACGTTATTTTTCATCTCGCGTCGATTTCTGACACGCGTGTCATTGATCAGACGAGGATGCTGCAGAAAAATGTTGAAGGATTTCGGCATGTCATCGAGGTTGCCCGTCAGACCGGATGCCGCGTTGTCTATGCCTCCTCCGCCGCTGTTTACGGTGTCACCCAAGGTCGATTAAGCGAGGAAAAACAACGTCAACCAGCTAATGTGTATGGTTTTTCAAAGCTGCTGCTCGAAAATCTTGCAGCGCTCGCCGTCAACGAATCTCCTTCACTGCGGATTGTCGGATTGAGGTATTTTAACGTTTATGGGCCTGGAGAAACTCACAAAAAAGATTATGCGAGCATGATCTATCAACTGAGCCAGCAAATGCTCGCGAATCGCCGGCCAAGGATCTATCGGGACGGTGAACAAAAAAGGGACTTCATCCATGTCAAGGACGTCGTTGAGATGACTCTCAGGGCAGCGGAGACCTCTTCGATTCCTTCCAATGCCGTTTATAATGTTGGGACAGGAAACCCGACCTCTTTTAACAGGATCATCGCCATTCTGAACGATGTCCTAAAGACAGATTTTTCTCCGGAGTACTTTGAAAACCCCTATTCTTTTTTTCAACCTCATACCGAGGCCGACATGAGTCGGGCAAAACGGGAATTGAACTTTACTGCCTCTTATCAAATCGAAGATGGAATTCGCGACTATTGCGCCCACCATCTTCTCATTCGTTCATAG
- a CDS encoding SDR family oxidoreductase, giving the protein MSGLVLKEKVAVITGGNRGIGFAIANKLAAEGCSLALIARSQNELEASADEIKKSWKASVMTLPIDISNEQQVQKAISSTREAFGKIDILINGAGMIGPIGPLSEIKSDEWQRTLDTNLNGTFYCIKAVLPEMLKRRFGRILNFSGGGALLPNPFIDAYSVSKAAIVRLTENLSLELKQTGVTVCAISPGAINTKMFEETLAGGKNKLPKEIWDLLEARKKTGGDSIEAAASLALFLVSGSNAEVVNGRVISAKYDEWHRHTEHAKEIGTTDIFTMRRIVPRDRGFDWQ; this is encoded by the coding sequence ATGTCAGGTCTTGTTCTTAAAGAAAAAGTAGCTGTCATCACCGGGGGAAATCGCGGAATCGGGTTCGCAATCGCCAATAAACTTGCAGCCGAGGGATGTTCGCTAGCGCTCATTGCCCGAAGTCAAAATGAATTAGAGGCCTCGGCGGACGAAATCAAAAAAAGCTGGAAGGCATCTGTCATGACCCTGCCAATCGATATCAGCAACGAACAACAAGTTCAGAAAGCGATCTCTTCAACACGAGAAGCCTTTGGAAAAATTGACATCCTCATCAATGGAGCTGGAATGATCGGTCCGATAGGGCCCCTGTCTGAGATTAAGAGCGATGAGTGGCAAAGAACTCTCGACACAAACCTCAACGGCACTTTTTATTGCATCAAGGCCGTTTTGCCGGAGATGCTCAAAAGGCGCTTTGGGCGCATCCTGAACTTTTCGGGTGGTGGGGCGCTGCTTCCAAATCCTTTCATTGACGCCTATAGCGTCTCCAAGGCAGCTATTGTCAGACTAACCGAAAACCTCTCATTAGAATTGAAACAAACCGGCGTTACGGTCTGTGCGATATCCCCTGGCGCTATCAATACAAAGATGTTTGAAGAGACTCTCGCGGGAGGAAAGAACAAATTGCCAAAAGAAATATGGGATTTACTTGAGGCAAGAAAAAAAACCGGTGGAGACTCTATAGAGGCAGCAGCCTCTCTTGCCCTTTTCCTCGTGAGTGGTTCCAATGCCGAGGTGGTGAACGGACGGGTCATCAGTGCCAAATATGATGAGTGGCATCGTCATACAGAACATGCGAAGGAAATCGGCACGACGGATATTTTTACCATGAGACGCATTGTGCCTCGTGACAGGGGATTTGATTGGCAATAG
- a CDS encoding phosphoheptose isomerase, with the protein MRRISTKKTICFDIDGTICEQTRGEYEFARPFPEAKKIVNKLYEEGFKIIFFTARYMGRYNGDREKTYQMGYQMTYRQLKKWGFKFHELHLGKPPHHIMVDDKALFFNPSWTKIYREIKKKENLDIY; encoded by the coding sequence TTGCGTAGAATTTCTACAAAAAAAACAATCTGTTTCGACATTGACGGCACTATTTGTGAGCAGACACGCGGTGAATACGAATTTGCCCGCCCCTTCCCTGAGGCAAAAAAAATCGTCAATAAGCTCTACGAGGAAGGATTTAAAATTATCTTTTTTACGGCCCGCTATATGGGACGCTATAACGGAGACAGAGAAAAAACCTATCAAATGGGATATCAGATGACCTACCGACAGTTGAAAAAATGGGGGTTTAAATTCCACGAACTTCACCTGGGAAAACCACCTCACCACATCATGGTTGACGATAAGGCGCTTTTTTTTAACCCCTCATGGACGAAGATCTATCGAGAAATCAAAAAAAAGGAAAATCTGGATATCTATTAA
- a CDS encoding winged helix-turn-helix transcriptional regulator, with protein sequence MADLSNRDLAILNDISRQPTISQRELARKSGISLGLINVTIKKFVEDGYINTARVNKRKIKYLLTPEGVEITTKRSYQKLNTTIRNYKEIEKELVKLLLDLYQAGFNYFSIHGNGDLREFVETTFKNCLVEAPVTLGTEHSVQPRAVVLKISADPIDQGFKGGVINVLERLGSEV encoded by the coding sequence ATGGCAGACTTGAGTAACAGAGATTTAGCAATTCTTAATGATATTTCCAGGCAACCGACCATTTCTCAACGGGAACTTGCTAGAAAATCAGGGATTTCCCTTGGGCTTATCAATGTCACCATTAAGAAATTCGTAGAAGATGGATATATTAATACAGCTCGCGTTAATAAGCGAAAAATCAAGTACCTCCTGACTCCGGAAGGGGTTGAAATTACGACCAAGAGATCTTATCAGAAATTGAATACAACTATACGGAATTACAAAGAAATTGAAAAAGAGTTGGTGAAGCTTCTCCTCGATCTTTATCAGGCCGGCTTCAATTACTTCTCGATCCATGGGAATGGGGATTTGCGTGAGTTTGTCGAGACGACCTTCAAGAATTGCCTGGTGGAGGCCCCTGTCACCTTAGGTACTGAACATTCTGTCCAACCTCGTGCAGTTGTCCTGAAGATATCGGCCGATCCGATCGATCAAGGGTTCAAGGGGGGCGTCATCAACGTATTGGAAAGGTTGGGGAGTGAGGTATGA
- a CDS encoding SLBB domain-containing protein, which produces MSHSAAKAATQNAQNDSRIEGSSFGSKEDKGSSSLPGFGGYPVFQESTYGGLTYQVHVLGEVSKPGTYRVPASTRLAEVLQKAESITERGSQRRIQIRRKEGGTREVDFLSFTMFGNLDANPYLLDNDVVFIPLRQKVVQIAGPVKRPGSYEIKNEKTLKDLVDLGGGFTPGVGNPAMVKIIRFNHGVKEVLEVENVPENREKFEIENADVVVIPHILTEDKKFDYNLANLPGDNALFYPSYEERIFVLGAVGVPGPYPYSPYYGTRQYLTLAGGLTKLAKRRKIVVLTTDGRRIKAKDDTSINPGDSIIVPEKYMAPESLLSLVLGISTSALGITTTVLTLTR; this is translated from the coding sequence ATGAGCCACAGCGCCGCTAAGGCAGCCACACAGAACGCGCAGAACGATTCCCGTATAGAAGGAAGCAGTTTTGGTAGTAAAGAGGATAAAGGGAGTTCTTCACTCCCCGGCTTTGGTGGCTATCCTGTGTTTCAGGAGTCGACCTACGGTGGTTTGACCTATCAGGTTCATGTCTTGGGGGAGGTTAGTAAACCGGGGACCTATCGGGTTCCAGCCTCAACCCGCCTCGCGGAGGTCCTTCAAAAAGCCGAATCGATAACGGAACGTGGTTCACAACGCCGTATTCAGATACGCCGCAAAGAAGGGGGAACCCGGGAAGTCGATTTCCTATCCTTTACGATGTTTGGCAATCTCGATGCAAACCCCTATCTACTTGACAACGATGTTGTTTTTATCCCTTTAAGACAAAAGGTAGTTCAAATAGCGGGCCCTGTCAAAAGACCCGGTAGCTATGAGATAAAAAATGAAAAGACATTGAAGGATCTTGTTGACCTTGGTGGAGGATTCACTCCAGGGGTTGGGAATCCGGCGATGGTGAAGATTATTCGTTTTAATCACGGCGTCAAGGAAGTGCTTGAGGTGGAGAATGTTCCAGAGAACCGGGAGAAGTTTGAGATTGAGAATGCGGACGTTGTCGTCATTCCTCACATCCTGACCGAGGACAAGAAGTTTGATTACAACCTTGCCAACCTGCCGGGTGACAACGCCCTCTTCTACCCCTCTTATGAGGAGAGGATCTTTGTCTTGGGCGCTGTGGGTGTGCCGGGGCCTTATCCCTATAGCCCCTACTATGGTACTCGACAATATCTGACCCTGGCGGGGGGGCTGACGAAGCTTGCTAAGAGGAGGAAGATAGTTGTCTTGACAACGGATGGCAGACGGATAAAGGCAAAGGATGACACGTCAATCAATCCGGGTGATTCGATTATCGTCCCCGAAAAATATATGGCACCGGAGAGTTTGTTGTCTCTAGTCCTTGGTATTTCTACTTCTGCCCTTGGGATTACAACAACGGTTTTGACCCTTACGAGATAA
- a CDS encoding MMPL family transporter, with amino-acid sequence MGFLYRSLGRLLNWTIQHPTLILIATALVTIASIYGSQKIRLISNFADLLPQDHPAVIRAKELEKIVGGASFVVVAVQTDRPEAADRFLTDLRHKIDGWEEIRTIDDHPPHEFFRKNGLLYLSLEELDQLHEKIQKGIEKEKLKKTRLFIDLEEGDGLAAEIEKFPDQYRGQFQILPRYQNQKGNLFVSLIKPAWRATDVSSTKAFLGKLEQVIADLNPKSYAPSLSVRFTGPYVKTLTQQKILLKDAFLVSLIAFAGALLYLLLHFGELRAVLLISIPLVISVSWSLGVTYLIFGSLNFFSSAAAAILLGIGVEYGIHFYTEYGRYCSEGEPPPMALKRSAKYLGRTFVVACSTTAASFFALSLSRFKALFEMGVIAGVGIILCALAFLFIFPPLVLTANKMRPGKAPIRAFKNLFRFEFNNLSKLSGKILSIKGFALISALLFLPLLTLGFGKLRFDYNLNNLFGTQETKSLDQEIDGIFNHTVNPEIILSRDRTEAGHIAEALRSNQRSKPKDRSMIAEALSLNDFIPKDQDQKRKKISKIASLFTPELLHKLPLKKKEIFDEFKSLLTPGDVTLEILPPQILDKFTDQNGELGRMVFVFPNFDMHEGEKFMQFYEEIRETHCEACQASFDTAGEWTLFHEIVKMLFREGKFVIGFSLLAILISFGIHYRSLQKTLLVFMPLGVGMAATLGWMGLLNIPFNIINLAAIPILFGIADDYNVHLFQRVHENPDLAPREILNNCFRPIIGSVLTTLIGFVSLGAANMGAVRSFGYVCVIGIFFCAVSTLLWFPALLTLMKKREEKRAPALIETFDESPTS; translated from the coding sequence ATGGGCTTTTTATACCGATCGCTTGGAAGACTCCTGAATTGGACTATCCAACACCCGACCCTCATTCTGATTGCAACCGCACTGGTAACGATCGCATCGATTTACGGTTCCCAAAAAATCCGGCTTATAAGCAACTTCGCCGACCTCCTGCCTCAGGATCATCCTGCTGTCATTCGGGCAAAAGAACTCGAAAAAATTGTTGGGGGGGCCAGTTTTGTTGTGGTGGCTGTCCAGACCGATCGACCGGAGGCGGCAGACCGCTTCCTGACCGACTTGCGCCATAAGATTGACGGATGGGAAGAGATCCGAACGATCGACGATCACCCTCCCCATGAATTTTTCAGAAAAAATGGCCTTCTTTATCTCTCCCTCGAAGAGCTCGACCAGCTTCATGAGAAAATCCAAAAAGGGATTGAAAAAGAAAAATTAAAAAAGACGCGGCTCTTTATCGACCTCGAAGAGGGGGACGGACTCGCCGCTGAAATAGAGAAGTTTCCGGATCAGTATCGTGGACAATTCCAGATCCTGCCTCGATATCAAAATCAAAAAGGGAACCTTTTCGTTTCGCTGATAAAACCAGCCTGGAGGGCTACAGATGTCTCCTCGACGAAGGCCTTCCTTGGGAAGTTGGAACAGGTGATCGCAGACCTGAACCCGAAATCTTACGCCCCTTCCCTCTCTGTCCGATTCACGGGACCTTATGTCAAAACACTGACCCAACAGAAGATCCTTTTAAAAGATGCCTTCCTTGTCTCGCTCATTGCCTTTGCAGGGGCCCTTCTTTATCTCCTCCTCCACTTCGGCGAGTTGAGAGCGGTCCTCCTGATCTCAATCCCGCTTGTCATCAGTGTCTCCTGGTCGCTGGGGGTGACCTACCTCATCTTCGGTAGTTTGAATTTCTTCAGTTCCGCTGCTGCCGCCATCCTTCTGGGAATAGGCGTCGAGTATGGGATTCATTTTTATACTGAATACGGAAGATACTGTTCTGAGGGAGAACCACCTCCAATGGCTCTAAAGCGCTCGGCAAAATACCTGGGGAGAACCTTTGTCGTTGCCTGCTCAACAACAGCCGCCTCTTTTTTTGCCCTTTCCTTAAGTCGGTTCAAGGCCCTTTTTGAAATGGGAGTCATTGCAGGGGTGGGAATCATTCTTTGTGCCCTCGCCTTCTTATTCATCTTCCCACCCCTTGTCCTCACTGCAAATAAAATGAGACCGGGGAAAGCTCCGATTCGCGCCTTCAAAAACCTTTTCCGTTTCGAATTCAACAACCTCTCCAAACTCTCAGGAAAAATCCTCTCAATAAAAGGGTTTGCCCTGATAAGCGCTTTGCTCTTTCTCCCCCTCCTCACACTCGGCTTTGGTAAATTAAGATTTGATTACAATCTGAACAACCTCTTTGGCACTCAAGAGACAAAAAGCCTGGATCAGGAAATAGATGGGATCTTCAACCACACCGTGAACCCTGAAATTATCCTGTCACGTGACAGGACAGAGGCAGGGCATATTGCAGAGGCCCTCCGATCGAATCAACGCTCAAAGCCAAAAGATCGGTCAATGATTGCAGAGGCACTCTCCTTAAATGACTTCATCCCGAAAGACCAAGACCAAAAAAGGAAAAAAATCTCTAAAATAGCCTCCCTCTTCACGCCAGAACTCCTCCATAAGCTCCCCCTAAAGAAAAAGGAGATCTTTGATGAATTCAAATCACTACTAACCCCCGGCGACGTGACGCTGGAGATCCTCCCCCCTCAAATTCTGGACAAATTTACGGACCAAAATGGAGAGTTGGGCAGAATGGTCTTTGTTTTTCCTAATTTTGATATGCATGAGGGGGAAAAGTTCATGCAGTTCTATGAGGAGATTCGAGAGACACATTGTGAGGCCTGCCAGGCTTCCTTTGACACCGCAGGTGAATGGACCCTCTTTCATGAAATCGTTAAGATGCTCTTTCGTGAAGGAAAGTTTGTTATCGGTTTTTCTCTGCTGGCGATCCTGATCTCTTTCGGGATCCATTATCGGTCCCTGCAAAAAACTCTCCTTGTCTTCATGCCCCTGGGAGTCGGCATGGCAGCGACGCTTGGCTGGATGGGGCTCCTGAATATCCCCTTTAACATCATTAATCTCGCCGCCATTCCTATCCTTTTTGGCATTGCCGACGATTATAATGTCCATCTTTTCCAGCGGGTGCATGAAAATCCTGATCTTGCCCCACGAGAGATTCTTAACAACTGTTTCCGTCCTATTATCGGCTCCGTCCTCACGACACTCATTGGATTTGTATCACTTGGGGCAGCCAATATGGGAGCGGTTCGATCCTTTGGTTACGTTTGTGTCATCGGAATCTTTTTTTGTGCGGTATCAACCCTGCTTTGGTTCCCTGCCCTTTTGACTCTCATGAAAAAGAGAGAAGAAAAAAGAGCGCCCGCTCTCATTGAAACTTTTGATGAATCCCCCACTTCTTAA
- a CDS encoding diacylglycerol kinase family lipid kinase, with translation MGKTIAIINPTAGGYRTKRLWPQLEKPLRKLFPDLEIFWTVARGDACQLAKSHSGEADLVLACGGDGTIHEVANGMLQQAESGKLPSLGIISLGTGSDLIKSLGIPSDPFQQIEILGRKRETQIDVGEIDYATPNGRGKSFFLNIADAGMGADVLRRLGHSRTLLGRRLAYLFSTLHSYRNRKPAEMKILIDGDESWSEKALLIAVANGKSFGGGMQIAPHADLRDGLLDLVVVRDLPPWWLPFALPCLYLKKINLLPQVEIKKAKQIEISSKEEVFLDIDGELVGSLPVSFKIRPQALSVRVP, from the coding sequence ATGGGAAAAACCATCGCCATCATCAATCCTACCGCCGGCGGGTATCGCACCAAAAGGCTCTGGCCGCAGCTTGAAAAACCTCTTCGCAAGCTCTTTCCCGATCTGGAGATTTTCTGGACAGTCGCCAGGGGGGATGCCTGCCAACTTGCGAAATCCCATTCCGGGGAGGCCGATCTGGTCCTCGCCTGTGGAGGAGACGGCACAATCCACGAGGTAGCCAATGGAATGTTACAACAGGCAGAGTCTGGAAAATTGCCATCACTCGGCATCATTTCATTAGGAACAGGAAGTGATCTGATCAAAAGTCTCGGCATCCCGTCAGATCCATTTCAGCAGATTGAAATCCTCGGAAGAAAACGGGAGACGCAAATCGATGTCGGTGAGATTGACTATGCGACACCCAACGGAAGGGGTAAAAGTTTTTTCTTAAATATTGCCGACGCCGGGATGGGGGCCGATGTCCTGAGACGGCTGGGGCACTCTCGTACCCTCTTGGGACGGCGACTCGCCTACCTCTTTTCAACGTTACATTCCTACCGAAACCGAAAACCGGCTGAGATGAAGATCCTGATTGATGGAGATGAATCATGGTCCGAAAAGGCGCTCTTGATTGCCGTTGCCAATGGAAAATCTTTCGGTGGAGGGATGCAGATCGCCCCTCACGCAGATCTTCGAGACGGCCTCCTCGATCTGGTTGTGGTCCGCGACCTCCCTCCCTGGTGGCTCCCCTTCGCCCTCCCCTGTCTCTATCTCAAGAAGATTAACCTGTTGCCACAGGTCGAAATAAAAAAGGCCAAACAGATTGAGATCTCATCCAAAGAGGAGGTTTTTCTTGATATTGATGGGGAGCTTGTCGGGTCTCTCCCTGTCTCCTTCAAAATTCGCCCGCAGGCCCTGTCTGTCAGGGTCCCCTAA
- a CDS encoding (Fe-S)-binding protein, translating to MDPKQTTSLCNSCPKLCRFSCPVSDADRDEATTPWGKMSTMKLVDEGKLTWNPETASLAYKCLQCRASETVCELGNPVPETLEQYRIKAFRTGIAPAPVYENVKIFQNHNNPYPIDLFDKLKTNFPEEIISNLPHSPSLTKRGLGGDSKITYFPGCTEIRYFPETIGKTLKLLRGLKIKISLYQEPILCCGYPLYAAGDLESFRELAEINIPALKRYREVWSSCAECLYTMETLYREMGYKISTQFFHVSEKLDLRRVAGGRAPARAQRVSTGGRNPQTGPASVAYHDPCFLGRYRGVYEAPRKIIESVTGQPPLEFFRNRENSYCCGAGGLLPITSPETSRKITENRLEEFRATGATTLVTACPGCVHQFKKVDPKLDVVSLIDFIAI from the coding sequence TTGGATCCTAAACAGACCACTTCACTCTGCAACTCCTGTCCCAAGCTCTGTCGTTTCAGCTGTCCTGTTTCCGATGCCGATCGGGATGAGGCGACGACCCCATGGGGCAAGATGAGCACCATGAAACTTGTTGATGAGGGTAAACTGACCTGGAACCCTGAAACAGCCTCCCTCGCCTACAAGTGTCTTCAGTGCCGCGCATCGGAAACCGTCTGCGAGCTTGGCAATCCTGTTCCGGAAACCCTGGAACAGTACCGTATCAAGGCGTTTCGAACCGGGATCGCCCCGGCCCCTGTCTATGAAAATGTGAAAATTTTTCAGAATCATAACAACCCGTATCCGATCGATCTGTTTGATAAATTAAAAACGAACTTCCCGGAGGAGATCATTTCAAATCTCCCCCACTCCCCCTCTTTGACAAAGAGGGGGCTGGGGGGGGATTCTAAGATCACCTATTTCCCCGGCTGCACGGAAATCCGTTATTTTCCGGAGACAATCGGGAAGACGCTAAAGTTATTGAGGGGACTCAAGATCAAAATCAGCCTTTACCAAGAACCGATCCTCTGCTGTGGCTACCCCCTTTATGCTGCCGGCGATCTCGAGTCTTTTCGAGAGTTGGCCGAGATCAATATCCCGGCTTTAAAAAGATACCGCGAGGTCTGGAGCAGCTGCGCCGAATGCCTCTACACAATGGAGACGCTGTATCGGGAGATGGGGTATAAGATTTCGACGCAGTTTTTTCATGTGAGTGAGAAATTGGATCTGAGGCGGGTGGCTGGGGGTCGGGCGCCCGCCCGCGCGCAACGGGTGAGCACGGGTGGGCGGAACCCCCAGACAGGACCCGCCTCAGTTGCCTACCACGACCCCTGTTTCCTCGGTCGCTATCGCGGAGTTTATGAGGCGCCGCGCAAAATCATTGAGTCTGTGACCGGTCAACCCCCCCTCGAATTTTTTCGAAACCGCGAAAATAGTTACTGCTGTGGCGCTGGGGGGCTCTTGCCGATCACATCTCCGGAGACATCGCGTAAAATTACTGAAAATCGCCTTGAGGAGTTTCGGGCGACCGGGGCAACAACATTGGTAACAGCTTGTCCAGGATGCGTGCATCAGTTTAAGAAGGTGGATCCGAAACTGGATGTGGTGAGTTTGATTGATTTCATAGCAATATAG
- a CDS encoding FAD-binding oxidoreductase: protein MKEFSIDDISLTVTCDVTLRLAELEKKLEQRGYTLGYEPISGNNATLRQLLDQAILNHWAARYGEIGDICMALLVESKMGKIQTKKVPRAATGPDLKKIFIGSRGSYGKILEATFRISPLPEKQKMVRIVLKQKQHKKPFLLKVLESGLRPAEIQEKGLRFSFNLHGPSSIVHAEEATLKKIVKNMGARLGS from the coding sequence ATGAAAGAATTTTCCATTGATGATATCTCGCTCACCGTCACTTGTGATGTCACTCTGAGGCTCGCTGAACTCGAGAAGAAACTTGAGCAGAGGGGGTACACGCTCGGCTATGAACCGATCAGCGGAAACAACGCGACCCTCCGCCAACTCCTCGACCAGGCGATTCTGAATCATTGGGCTGCCCGATATGGGGAAATCGGTGACATCTGCATGGCCCTGCTCGTTGAAAGCAAAATGGGGAAGATCCAGACCAAAAAAGTTCCTCGAGCGGCGACCGGGCCCGATCTCAAGAAGATTTTTATTGGATCACGAGGTAGCTACGGGAAGATCCTCGAGGCGACCTTTCGAATCTCCCCTCTTCCAGAAAAACAGAAAATGGTCAGAATTGTGCTCAAACAGAAACAGCACAAAAAACCCTTCCTCTTGAAGGTCCTCGAGAGTGGTCTCCGACCGGCGGAGATTCAAGAAAAAGGACTCCGGTTTTCCTTCAATCTCCACGGCCCTTCCTCAATCGTTCACGCCGAGGAGGCAACATTGAAAAAAATTGTGAAAAACATGGGGGCTCGTCTTGGATCCTAA
- a CDS encoding FAD-binding oxidoreductase translates to MKTEFLKALQKIMGSERVTVDQTNRHLYCRDMMTGSLLELKAGHQPHLPDIICWPENVREISQVLKTANRFRIPVIPFGGGSGVSGGTLPLHGGLIIDLKRMNRIEKIDGPFLKGIPHYRATAQSGILGEHLESQLNRKGFTLGHFPSSILCATLGGYLAARSAGQLSSRYGKIEDMVEAIEAVLPSGQIISFDGRIRDYKSALPRDLLVGTEGTLGIITRARLKIYPKAPAARYRGISFNQIPHALTAIREIMQSGLRPSVIRLYDPLDTLLLQFGYETGNRTFPKKIGKLLGPLKNNLFHLLIRNPLLPQKIFSLIPSDALLILGFEGDANLIEEQEKKAIEICNHQLAKDEGEGPGRHWLKHRYSVSFKMPDLIEKGCFVDTIEVAATWDKLLTLYHKVRATLEKYCLVLAHFSHAYPEGCSIYFTVVGQTASREKDYETYQTIWNRAMENCLEAGGTISHHHGIGLLKSKWMPRELGEGLKFFQAMKKKLDPNGIMNPGKMGL, encoded by the coding sequence GTGAAAACCGAGTTCCTCAAGGCCTTACAGAAAATCATGGGATCCGAGCGGGTAACAGTCGATCAGACGAATCGTCACCTTTACTGTCGAGACATGATGACAGGCTCCCTTCTGGAGCTCAAGGCAGGGCATCAACCCCACCTTCCGGACATCATCTGTTGGCCGGAAAACGTCCGAGAGATCTCCCAGGTTTTAAAAACAGCCAATCGATTTCGGATCCCTGTGATCCCCTTCGGGGGAGGATCTGGTGTCTCTGGAGGAACTCTACCCCTCCATGGCGGACTGATCATTGACCTCAAGCGGATGAATCGGATCGAGAAAATCGACGGCCCCTTCCTGAAAGGGATCCCTCACTACCGCGCGACTGCCCAATCCGGAATCCTCGGCGAACATCTGGAATCACAACTCAATCGAAAAGGATTTACGCTGGGGCACTTCCCCTCCTCGATCCTCTGCGCAACCCTTGGTGGTTACTTGGCAGCCCGATCGGCAGGTCAACTCTCCTCCCGCTATGGAAAAATCGAGGATATGGTCGAGGCGATCGAGGCGGTGCTCCCCTCCGGCCAGATCATCTCGTTTGATGGCCGGATAAGGGATTACAAATCCGCCCTGCCGCGGGATCTTCTCGTCGGAACCGAGGGGACCCTCGGTATTATCACGCGAGCCCGGTTGAAAATCTATCCCAAGGCCCCTGCGGCACGATACCGTGGCATCTCCTTCAATCAGATTCCCCACGCCTTGACCGCCATCCGCGAGATCATGCAGTCAGGTCTTCGTCCTTCTGTGATCCGCCTCTACGACCCTTTGGATACCCTTCTCCTGCAATTCGGATATGAGACGGGCAATCGCACTTTTCCAAAAAAAATCGGGAAATTGTTGGGCCCCCTGAAAAATAATCTCTTTCACCTCCTGATCCGCAACCCCCTCCTGCCTCAAAAAATATTCTCCCTGATCCCCTCTGATGCCCTCTTGATCCTCGGCTTCGAAGGAGATGCCAACCTGATCGAGGAGCAGGAGAAGAAGGCGATCGAGATTTGCAACCACCAACTCGCCAAGGATGAAGGAGAGGGGCCGGGACGTCATTGGTTAAAACACAGATATAGCGTCTCCTTCAAAATGCCGGATCTGATCGAAAAGGGCTGTTTCGTCGATACGATTGAGGTCGCAGCGACATGGGACAAGCTTCTGACACTTTATCACAAGGTCCGTGCAACACTTGAGAAATACTGTCTCGTCCTCGCCCACTTCTCCCACGCCTACCCGGAGGGATGTTCTATTTACTTTACCGTCGTCGGCCAAACAGCGTCCCGCGAAAAAGATTACGAGACTTATCAAACAATCTGGAATCGGGCGATGGAGAATTGCCTCGAGGCTGGCGGGACGATCAGCCATCATCACGGGATCGGTCTTCTAAAATCAAAATGGATGCCGAGGGAGTTAGGAGAGGGTCTGAAATTTTTCCAGGCAATGAAGAAAAAATTGGACCCGAATGGAATCATGAATCCGGGGAAAATGGGGTTATGA